The DNA sequence ATTAGCagccactaggttcgccaggttaggcctagctgtcccccgagccagctggcctaacatatttcgccactgcgactgtaacataacagcagaattagaagtatatatattatgaatatacatttcatcgtacatatatattgcatatacctacagttttcccggcgttgaatgccagagcgactTCTCTCCCTCCGGTCAAATGGAAGGTGGTTTCCGTCTACCGAGCCAATTTAGCAAGAACTGTCTTCATACTTGCCTGTAACATAGACGTggaattagaagtacatacattatgaataagcatttcatcgtacatacatattgcaaatacatacagttttcccggcgttgaatgccagagcgacttctttccttctggccagaacattgtcggtcgttccctcaaccgcagtggcgctgtcaatggtagcatcgcaagcacacctcactgccgatccgcgtgaacatcatctgcaacatgcaaggaaaaattcgcacacgaagtgtgcaacccgacattgcgtgggtacgctcgagcgaatctaatgattcgcgagctcagatctgttttaaatttccttcgctgaaataatcagcgaaggcgcacactaagtgtgcaacccgacattgcgtgggtacgctcgagcgaatctaatgactcgcgagctcagatctgttttaaatttccttcgctgaaataatcagcgaaggcgcacactaagtgtgcaacccgacattgcgtgggtacgctcgagcgaatctaatgactcgcgagctcagatctgttttaaatttccttcgctgaaataatcagcgaaggcgcacactaagtgtgcaacccgacattgcgtgggtacgctcgagcgaatctaatgactcgcgagctcagatctgttttaaatttccttcgctgaaataatcagcgaaggcgcacactaagtgtgcaacccgacattgtgTGGGTTCGCTtcaggttttttaattagttttgtgctaatcacaattggttttttgtactccgtttctgtggcctctcggatactcatgttcctaatgtagcggctgtccaatatttcgggcaacatacaatggacgtagaatcgcgacaatttcgatttcatttcgttctgccaaaatgtgtcgtctttggttacttttatagttttcataccctttggtgtccacaaacaaaacagacaatattgtcgacctgttatgtgcagttgtccctgcacttggtaaaaatagtgatgggttctgcgtaatgcagtacctgcatcatcttcaaatattcttcgtagtggttgaatattttttatcgcttcttctggcgagaatttttctgccgtcttcgggcatttaatttccacgataccgtcgtcgtcaattatgccgtccggagttgcccccaaaaatggtatctctgcatcaatgaagagaccgcatttgcggatttccacgtcttcctccttcgcaagttgttcgcgggcaatattctcacactgccgaccatattcaatggcaggcagctgcaatatgtttggatacagcagtgactttaccaaatttccacacttggttgttttccttcgccgacacactttgccaaagttcgacgctgtaagtaatttggatcggtatgtatgccactcgtggcttttattttgttctaccgtatccctctctattttctttcgattcgtttgccagtcctgcagcatctccatgtgcctttctttttcaaagctaaatagatgttgctccatatccggtttctctgcgctaactccataatccgggtccattgctgaacaaaacgggtttctcaccttcttcggagactttcttttcctttcgtttcctttttcattaatgcctttccttctttcttctaattgttctatcaatttcggcggcttcacacccttgccctctattacctttgatattagtttttgcgtgttgtgctgtacaacagcagctgcacatctcgcagaatatgaccctctctggccccaatttaACCTTTTCCCACcagtatattttgcaatgattgcattgaggttctcaactgaattgtttgtagtattatgtaacaaactttcagcatgagccatcaatggacggaagatctcatgcatccggttatatgtgccgattttcttgagatgcggtaccaagttgtcttctcccgtgttttctgggcggtcgcagaaatatcctagtcttcgacactccttgtgctctccgaaaacgtggctgggaatatttagtagatccgtttgcaaattttttattctttggtgggtcggaagattttccttcgatctgtaaactgcagccttcacaacatccgtgcgcagtctacgaatgttattttccacggcttttcgataaatgccaggtggagtcttctttacaacatctttcagtttgttgcaaaaattgcgcaataaatggttcgtgcactcaatctttttcacacgaaccatctctgccttgtatggatcacaatccaaaatccttttatatacgctgctgtcgccatcggcaatcaatatattatatatcagacctcttttttctatgctggtctggaaaccctcagcaattgcagcactctccattctcgtggatgtctcatttcgtccccagttcttgaagcatctatgttctctggggctttccttcctcttcgaagcgttgtggcaaatcaaacacactttatttttcacacctgcaaataacactttttttgtgtggtatcccgctattgcaccaataccggacaaggagtcatgccttccagtatggtacgatcttttcatccagctgccgtcagccacgacggggatgaaagggataccggaaactgaaacgtcgcctcttcggacggctaattgtttctcctcttctgccgctgctagcatttctgcttcagcaagaCTCACCAAATCTTCAACAATGTCGTCATGACGTCTTCGATATTCCGTCCTTGACATGCAtggaatgttcattgttgcaaacatttcttcCATCTTTGCGTAACCACCTCCAGAAGTGATTGCAGCGAGGGTCGTAGTATAAT is a window from the Megalopta genalis isolate 19385.01 unplaced genomic scaffold, iyMegGena1_principal scaffold0169, whole genome shotgun sequence genome containing:
- the LOC143262684 gene encoding uncharacterized protein LOC143262684; the encoded protein is MPKVVNSMNWEDVVSSQLFRCMKGGASKHLTLTRPRYSKRKIMKERTQQAAAARKMRTEKIEAAEVSQEMPHFIIEPGTQEQSCAQPIIDEGLTITDFRFVVEQVLLIGYHSATFECTTQHLQVIGMKRSGLLATITLKCKMCQYEAEVHSQTADNKTMDLNYTTTLAAITSGGGYAKMEEMFATMNIPCMSRTEYRRRHDDIVEDLVSLAEAEMLAAAEEEKQLAVRRGDVSVSGIPFIPVVADGSWMKRSYHTGRHDSLSGIGAIAGYHTKKVLFAGVKNKVCLICHNASKRKESPREHRCFKNWGRNETSTRMESAAIAEGFQTSIEKRGLIYNILIADGDSSVYKRILDCDPYKAEMVRVKKIECTNHLLRNFCNKLKDVVKKTPPGIYRKAVENNIRRLRTDVVKAAVYRSKENLPTHQRIKNLQTDLLNIPSHVFGEHKECRRLGYFCDRPENTGEDNLVPHLKKIGTYNRMHEIFRPLMAHAESLLHNTTNNSVENLNAIIAKYTGGKRLNWGQRGSYSARCAAAVVQHNTQKLISKVIEGKGVKPPKLIEQLEERRKGINEKGNERKRKSPKKVRNPFCSAMDPDYGVSAEKPDMEQHLFSFEKERHMEMLQDWQTNRKKIERDTVEQNKSHEWHTYRSKLLTASNFGKVCRRRKTTKCGNLVKSLLYPNILQLPAIEYGRQCENIAREQLAKEEDVEIRKCGLFIDAEIPFLGATPDGIIDDDGIVEIKCPKTAEKFSPEEAIKNIQPLRRIFEDDAGTALRRTHHYFYQVQGQLHITGRQYCLFCLWTPKGMKTIKVTKDDTFWQNEMKSKLSRFYVHCMLPEILDSRYIRNMSIREATETEYKKPIVISTKLIKKPEANPHNVGLHT